From Pseudomonas poae, the proteins below share one genomic window:
- a CDS encoding BrnT family toxin, with translation MRKFRIQYDEAKNIANQQKHKGISLADAEAVFNDAARERAESAGTGYQTVINNLLRQALVSQEAHNLAPAPKKRTKTLQVINNGISLSDVEALEQQLIAVAGELNRVLGTSKTKATL, from the coding sequence ATGAGAAAATTCAGGATTCAATATGATGAGGCAAAAAACATTGCCAACCAGCAGAAGCACAAGGGCATAAGCCTGGCCGACGCGGAAGCAGTGTTCAACGACGCCGCCCGCGAGCGTGCGGAAAGTGCCGGCACGGGCTACCAAACCGTGATCAATAACCTGCTGCGCCAGGCGCTGGTTTCGCAAGAAGCACATAACCTGGCGCCTGCCCCCAAGAAGCGCACTAAAACCCTGCAAGTGATCAACAATGGCATCAGCCTCTCTGACGTAGAAGCACTGGAACAACAACTCATCGCGGTCGCTGGCGAATTGAATCGAGTGTTGGGCACGTCCAAAACCAAAGCCACCTTATAA